Proteins encoded within one genomic window of Pseudalkalibacillus sp. SCS-8:
- the phoU gene encoding phosphate signaling complex protein PhoU — MVVRESFQTQLDELRDMLVELGNLAETALDDAIDSLKNQDVDKALRIIENDHRINELEEEINDKAILLIAKQAPVASDLRRIIVAIKISSDVERIADFAVNISKSVIRIGKEPLIKELVDIPELAEIAKTMLGEAIKAYNDEDIVLAKKMADRDDYVDEKYGELIQELLGTMKENPDSTNQIIQLSFICRYIERAADHATNIGENIVYLVKGKHYDLNE, encoded by the coding sequence ATGGTTGTAAGAGAAAGTTTTCAAACCCAGCTTGATGAATTGAGAGATATGTTAGTTGAACTCGGTAATTTGGCGGAAACGGCGCTTGATGATGCAATTGATTCCTTGAAAAACCAAGATGTAGACAAAGCTTTGCGTATCATCGAGAATGATCATCGCATCAATGAACTGGAAGAGGAAATCAACGATAAAGCGATTCTCCTTATCGCCAAGCAAGCTCCCGTTGCGAGTGATTTGCGCCGCATCATCGTGGCAATCAAGATTTCTTCTGATGTTGAACGTATTGCGGACTTCGCCGTGAATATCTCAAAATCGGTCATTCGCATTGGTAAGGAACCATTAATTAAAGAATTGGTCGATATTCCTGAGCTTGCTGAAATTGCGAAAACGATGTTAGGGGAAGCGATCAAGGCCTATAACGATGAAGATATCGTACTAGCTAAGAAGATGGCAGACCGAGATGACTATGTTGATGAGAAGTACGGTGAATTGATCCAGGAGCTTCTTGGTACTATGAAAGAAAATCCGGACTCAACCAACCAAATCATTCAGTTGAGCTTCATTTGCCGCTATATTGAGCGTGCCGCAGACCACGCAACGAATATCGGTGAAAACATCGTCTATCTTGTAAAAGGAAAGCACTACGACTTGAACGAATAG
- a CDS encoding 5-formyltetrahydrofolate cyclo-ligase: MKEIKKSLRADIQKKLAELSPEIRNEQSEMIREQLFNTEEWRQASTIGVTVSRGTEINTYPIIEKAWEEGKTVAVPKCDAKDFSMDFRKLESFDQLEVVYFGLKEPIVEKTERIKPNQIDLLIVPGLLFDEEGFRVGFGGGFYDRYLERYDGKTGSLLHPIQLHPDIPKESFDRPVDFLVFPDRVQYTNRDSK, encoded by the coding sequence TTGAAAGAAATAAAAAAATCGTTACGGGCTGACATCCAAAAAAAGCTAGCCGAACTTTCACCGGAAATCCGTAACGAGCAATCTGAAATGATCAGAGAGCAATTATTCAATACGGAGGAATGGCGGCAAGCCAGTACCATTGGTGTGACCGTATCGAGAGGCACTGAAATCAATACATATCCGATCATTGAAAAAGCGTGGGAGGAAGGCAAAACGGTTGCCGTTCCGAAGTGCGATGCAAAGGATTTTTCGATGGATTTCAGGAAGCTGGAGTCCTTCGATCAACTCGAGGTCGTGTACTTTGGTTTGAAGGAACCGATCGTCGAAAAAACCGAACGCATTAAGCCGAATCAGATCGACTTGCTCATCGTACCTGGCCTTCTTTTTGACGAAGAAGGATTCCGCGTCGGGTTCGGGGGAGGCTTTTACGATCGCTATTTAGAGCGGTATGATGGCAAAACCGGATCCTTGCTTCATCCTATCCAGCTTCATCCCGACATCCCAAAGGAATCGTTTGATCGTCCTGTTGATTTTCTCGTGTTTCCCGATCGAGTCCAGTACACGAACAGGGACTCAAAATGA
- the rpmG gene encoding 50S ribosomal protein L33, which yields MRVQVTLACTETGDRNYITSKNKRTNPDRMELKKYSPRLKRHTLHRETK from the coding sequence ATGCGCGTACAAGTTACATTAGCTTGCACAGAAACTGGTGACCGTAACTACATCACTTCTAAAAACAAACGTACTAACCCAGATCGTATGGAGCTTAAGAAATACAGCCCAAGATTGAAGCGTCACACACTACATCGTGAAACGAAGTAA
- a CDS encoding 1,4-alpha-glucan branching protein domain-containing protein, with amino-acid sequence MARYFSLVLHAHLPYVLHNEKDRLEERWLYEAVTETYIPLLWGLEQSPNHSPYTLSISPPLLEMWSDSRFQERYLLDLDNGLKLLKKELTDVTNPDELKVVRFYHKRLQKVKATFMEWNCDLISAFKFYMTENKIECITSSATHAILPYIQSEQGVRAQIVYGLQCFEHHFGMKPDGFWLPECAYTPGIDQILFEEGVRYTFVDEETMKTLDPQPEDTTSPVYSPHGIVLFPRNTDVSKKVWDATTGYPGDYDYREFYRDIGYDRDFDYIAPYIHPEGIRIDTGFKYYRITGKTEHKDVYNRDWAMEKVKQHAEDFKTTVGQDVMERQAHSPQALCLTTFDAELFGHWWFEGPEWLGEMQRLKDDAVEWITPKEFIKRHYEVLPTHHACFSTWGRNNHGEVWLNEQNAWIYRHLHAMEQELIKLSAELDTADPLQERVMKQLTKEWLLASSSDWAFILDEQSAAHYALERTKEHILTFLELGDRYRAGKLDEEALSEVEARYEFMNWLTLLSLVSEHDRYVQSRNYPAPEGEGSSLNILMLSWEFPPMVVGGLARHVYDLSRALVRQGHNVHVVTSAVDGYPVYELNKGVHVHRVSGIQPHHEQFFHWSGSLNLSMVQTADQLHSKVTFDCIHAHDWIVSVAAKGLKQKWNLPLYVTIHATEHGRNNGIHNDIQSAIHQKEWELTYEAEHIIVCSAYMKKELQNVFDLPSDKISVIPNGVDPLLIPPVATEEDWKERFIGSSGFYVFSLGRIVPEKGYQTLIEAASLLKNDYPSMQYIIAGKGPMLEEYRKMVQERGLEGTVHFVGFVSDEERNAFLRQSDALIFPSLYEPFGIVALEGMAAETPVIVSDTGGLGDIIEHRVNGLKVYPGNPESIRDQLIELYENQDLTHELVNNARKDVTTKYNWDHIALATFQILNGAVSNPKTVGVK; translated from the coding sequence GTGGCACGATACTTTTCACTAGTACTGCACGCACATTTGCCGTATGTCTTACATAACGAGAAGGATCGACTAGAGGAACGATGGTTATATGAAGCGGTTACCGAAACCTACATCCCGTTATTATGGGGACTTGAACAAAGTCCAAACCATTCTCCTTATACGTTATCCATTTCTCCTCCACTTTTAGAAATGTGGTCCGATTCACGCTTTCAGGAAAGATATCTACTCGACCTGGATAATGGACTGAAGCTTCTTAAGAAAGAACTGACCGACGTTACAAATCCTGATGAGTTGAAGGTGGTTCGTTTTTATCACAAAAGGCTCCAGAAGGTGAAAGCGACATTCATGGAATGGAATTGCGATTTGATATCAGCCTTCAAATTTTACATGACGGAGAACAAGATCGAATGCATCACATCATCAGCTACCCACGCCATTCTCCCGTATATCCAGTCTGAACAAGGGGTCAGGGCACAGATTGTGTACGGATTGCAATGCTTCGAGCATCACTTTGGGATGAAGCCGGATGGATTCTGGCTGCCGGAATGTGCTTATACACCTGGGATCGATCAGATTTTGTTTGAGGAAGGGGTACGCTACACCTTTGTAGATGAGGAGACGATGAAAACGTTGGATCCCCAGCCGGAGGACACCACATCCCCTGTATACTCTCCACACGGGATTGTGTTGTTCCCGAGGAATACCGATGTTTCCAAAAAAGTGTGGGATGCGACGACCGGTTATCCAGGCGACTATGATTACCGAGAATTTTATCGTGATATCGGGTATGATCGTGACTTCGACTATATTGCGCCTTACATTCATCCTGAAGGGATCCGTATTGACACGGGCTTCAAATATTATCGGATAACCGGGAAAACAGAGCATAAAGACGTCTACAATCGCGACTGGGCAATGGAAAAGGTAAAACAGCATGCTGAGGATTTTAAAACGACCGTCGGGCAGGATGTTATGGAACGTCAGGCACATTCTCCCCAAGCCCTTTGTCTGACAACGTTTGATGCCGAGCTTTTCGGACACTGGTGGTTTGAAGGTCCTGAATGGTTAGGAGAGATGCAGCGGTTGAAGGACGATGCAGTTGAATGGATCACTCCTAAAGAATTCATCAAACGTCATTATGAGGTTTTACCGACGCATCATGCCTGTTTCTCGACATGGGGAAGGAATAACCACGGGGAAGTATGGTTGAACGAACAGAATGCTTGGATTTATCGACATCTCCATGCGATGGAACAGGAACTGATAAAATTATCGGCCGAACTGGATACGGCAGATCCGTTACAAGAACGCGTGATGAAGCAGTTGACCAAGGAATGGCTCCTTGCTTCAAGCAGTGATTGGGCCTTCATTTTGGATGAACAGTCGGCAGCTCACTATGCGTTGGAACGGACGAAAGAGCATATCCTCACCTTTTTGGAGTTGGGAGATCGATACCGTGCAGGGAAACTAGATGAGGAGGCGCTTAGTGAAGTCGAGGCGAGGTACGAATTCATGAACTGGCTGACTCTTCTTTCACTAGTGTCTGAACATGATCGGTATGTCCAATCGCGAAATTATCCTGCGCCTGAAGGGGAAGGATCGAGCTTGAACATTTTGATGTTATCGTGGGAATTTCCGCCGATGGTAGTCGGAGGCCTAGCGAGGCACGTATACGATCTTTCCCGGGCGCTCGTAAGACAAGGACACAACGTTCACGTTGTTACGAGTGCGGTAGACGGGTATCCTGTTTACGAATTGAACAAGGGCGTCCATGTCCATCGGGTATCAGGAATTCAGCCGCACCATGAACAATTTTTCCATTGGAGCGGGAGTTTGAATCTTTCGATGGTACAGACAGCAGACCAACTTCACTCGAAAGTAACCTTTGACTGTATTCATGCCCATGACTGGATCGTCAGTGTGGCAGCCAAAGGATTGAAACAGAAATGGAACCTTCCTTTGTATGTGACGATCCATGCAACTGAACACGGGCGGAACAATGGCATCCATAACGATATCCAATCTGCGATCCATCAAAAAGAATGGGAATTAACTTATGAAGCCGAGCATATCATTGTTTGCAGTGCATATATGAAAAAGGAGCTGCAAAACGTGTTCGATCTGCCTTCTGATAAAATTTCGGTCATCCCGAACGGGGTTGACCCTTTGCTTATCCCACCTGTTGCAACGGAGGAGGATTGGAAAGAACGATTTATTGGTAGTTCGGGTTTTTACGTTTTTTCATTAGGAAGAATTGTCCCTGAAAAAGGCTATCAAACCTTGATTGAGGCGGCTTCCTTGTTAAAAAATGATTATCCGAGCATGCAATACATCATCGCAGGGAAGGGGCCGATGCTTGAAGAATATCGGAAAATGGTCCAGGAGCGAGGATTAGAAGGGACGGTCCATTTCGTCGGGTTCGTCTCCGATGAAGAAAGGAATGCATTTTTACGGCAATCGGATGCATTGATCTTTCCCAGCCTGTATGAACCATTCGGTATCGTCGCACTAGAAGGAATGGCTGCTGAAACGCCTGTAATCGTAAGTGACACGGGTGGACTAGGAGACATTATCGAGCATCGGGTCAACGGATTGAAAGTCTATCCAGGAAACCCTGAAAGCATCCGTGATCAGCTCATCGAACTTTACGAGAATCAGGACCTCACTCATGAGCTGGTGAACAATGCGAGGAAGGATGTTACCACGAAATATAATTGGGATCATATTGCTCTTGCTACGTTTCAAATTTTGAATGGCGCTGTATCGAATCCGAAAACGGTAGGAGTGAAGTAG
- the pstA gene encoding phosphate ABC transporter permease PstA, protein MKYVDTSQVQNKMGPRLLLNKLAKSLFFLSTIFGLIVLVILMYRVLSQGVEWIDWQFITGKLSTMAENAGVMGPLLGTFWLMFVVAPVTLFLGVGTAIYLEEYAKKNRLQSLIQTNISNLAGVPSIVFGLLGLTVFVKGMNLGNIVLAGGLTMSLLVLPIVVVASQEAIRAVPQYLREASYGMGATKWQTVKRVVLPASLPGILTGSILALSRAIGETAPLVVLGIPALIIPFPDNIFDKFTVMPLQIYYWTIDSALVDEYANLAAAAIVILLLLLFAMNSIAVIIRNKFQKRL, encoded by the coding sequence ATGAAATATGTTGACACGAGTCAAGTTCAAAATAAAATGGGTCCACGTTTGTTACTCAATAAATTAGCCAAATCACTATTCTTCTTATCGACGATATTCGGATTAATTGTGTTAGTCATTCTCATGTACCGCGTGTTGTCACAAGGAGTGGAATGGATTGATTGGCAATTCATCACAGGAAAATTATCTACGATGGCTGAAAATGCGGGTGTTATGGGACCGTTACTCGGTACGTTCTGGCTCATGTTTGTAGTAGCCCCTGTAACGCTATTCCTAGGAGTCGGAACCGCAATTTATTTGGAAGAGTATGCGAAAAAAAATCGCCTGCAGTCATTGATTCAAACGAACATTTCAAACCTTGCCGGTGTACCTTCAATTGTTTTCGGTCTTCTTGGACTTACAGTGTTCGTTAAAGGGATGAATTTAGGCAATATCGTCCTAGCTGGTGGTTTGACGATGTCGCTTTTGGTTTTACCGATCGTGGTCGTAGCCAGCCAGGAAGCGATTCGTGCTGTACCCCAATATTTGAGAGAAGCTTCCTATGGTATGGGAGCTACAAAATGGCAGACCGTTAAGCGTGTCGTTTTGCCTGCATCTTTACCTGGGATTTTGACAGGTTCAATATTGGCGCTTTCGCGTGCAATTGGGGAAACTGCACCACTCGTTGTACTCGGAATCCCAGCATTAATCATTCCGTTTCCGGATAATATTTTCGACAAGTTCACGGTTATGCCATTGCAGATCTACTACTGGACAATTGATTCTGCATTAGTGGATGAGTATGCAAACTTGGCTGCAGCTGCCATTGTTATCCTATTGTTGCTCTTGTTTGCAATGAACTCAATTGCAGTCATCATCCGTAACAAATTTCAGAAGAGATTATAA
- a CDS encoding DUF4912 domain-containing protein: MIEEIIEMKKKGYTIKQISSELNVSVGKIQYRLRKERLTQPLAESETQFTISKKIPGAYEIDRIVVLPQNPHCLYAYWDVQTPTQHMVAHHFSKSWTALTKKLRIYDCSDVIFNGHNAHRYIDIPVPEMTNNWFIRDLEENRTYIADYGVADEGCDFFSIVRSKPVETPRIGDKHSSRHRDPVKRWQTGELSSPEWHETFSAYSIYNLLK, translated from the coding sequence ATGATTGAAGAAATCATTGAAATGAAAAAGAAAGGCTACACGATTAAACAAATATCATCCGAGTTGAATGTTTCCGTCGGAAAGATTCAGTACAGGCTCCGAAAAGAAAGACTCACTCAACCACTTGCTGAATCTGAAACACAATTCACGATTTCAAAAAAGATTCCAGGAGCCTATGAAATCGATCGTATTGTTGTCCTGCCTCAAAATCCTCATTGTCTCTACGCTTATTGGGACGTGCAGACTCCAACCCAACATATGGTCGCCCATCACTTTTCAAAGTCATGGACTGCACTTACAAAGAAATTACGTATTTATGATTGTAGTGATGTGATTTTCAATGGCCATAATGCCCATCGCTATATTGATATCCCAGTACCTGAAATGACGAATAATTGGTTCATACGAGATTTGGAGGAAAATCGCACGTATATTGCTGATTATGGCGTTGCAGACGAAGGCTGTGATTTTTTCAGTATCGTACGTTCCAAACCAGTTGAGACACCTCGGATAGGCGATAAGCATAGTAGCCGACATCGAGACCCCGTAAAGAGATGGCAGACTGGAGAATTATCGTCACCTGAATGGCATGAAACATTTTCAGCCTATTCGATTTACAACCTATTAAAGTGA
- a CDS encoding sugar phosphate nucleotidyltransferase, which yields MKAVIMAGGKGTRLRPLTCNLPKPMVPILEKPVMEYTIELLKNYGITQIAVTVQYLPEQIKGYFGDGSRFGVELHYFEETTPLGTAGSIKNAESFLDERFMVISGDAMTDFNLQSGIDFHETKKALVTIFMKQVENPLEYGVIMTDREDRIIRFLEKPSWNEVFSDTVNTGIYVLEPEIFRYLEKDVPTDFSKDLFPILMKDRKPLYGFSAEGYWSDIGNLEQYRKSHEDFLDGLINFPLPGKEIMPGLRVGENVTIEQQATIKTPVYIGDGTTVRQNAMLYPYTVVGAHNEIAQGSSLKRSILWNDVYVGADSELRGTTVASGTFINEGTRLFEHSVIGNQVQIGKKVTIKPEVKVWPKKGILDDSVIQTSLIWGKKASRSLFSNHAVKGLANVEVTPDFAAKVASAYGACIMQGKKIGIASDYHSFSKLILQSFEQGLHSAGIHTIDLSPTLSPIFRYAVEKENWDGGVFIRMGDTGNRKKIVIEFYDQDGFPVDTDFERKIENAFWQEDYRRAPFDRIGTTVKISDHNDDYLNAILGKINQNAIMESGFKLVLNSQFDDQNVILTKLLKQLNCSYVSVPTNTTFEQMANIVKATEAQIGVWMDEKGEQMKLLTGDGDWLSDDQLLSLYVLISLRELNIKEYAIPVYGSSELDELATTLDGKLLRTKADARSIMKVGGTVLNVQFDAIFALVAVLNRMANRHEPLSVLIKNLPDIKLIRDQVQCPTMVKGKVMRKLMEETRDQITDLVDGIKVYHPNGGWTLILPDTVDPTFTIYSQAPDLEFARQTSESFKNKIKTYQQL from the coding sequence GTGAAAGCAGTCATAATGGCAGGTGGAAAAGGTACGAGATTACGTCCTCTTACATGTAATTTACCGAAGCCGATGGTTCCTATCCTTGAAAAACCAGTCATGGAATATACCATCGAACTATTGAAAAACTATGGCATCACACAAATTGCGGTTACTGTACAATATTTGCCTGAACAGATCAAAGGGTATTTCGGCGACGGAAGTCGGTTTGGGGTAGAATTACATTATTTTGAGGAAACGACGCCTTTAGGGACTGCTGGCAGTATCAAAAACGCTGAATCGTTTTTGGATGAACGGTTCATGGTCATAAGCGGAGATGCTATGACAGACTTCAACCTGCAGTCAGGAATTGATTTTCACGAAACGAAAAAGGCGCTCGTCACCATTTTCATGAAACAGGTTGAAAATCCATTGGAATATGGTGTCATTATGACAGATCGGGAGGACCGGATCATCCGGTTCCTCGAGAAGCCAAGCTGGAATGAAGTGTTCAGCGATACCGTCAACACTGGGATCTATGTGTTGGAGCCTGAAATTTTCCGGTACCTGGAGAAGGATGTTCCGACCGATTTCAGTAAGGATCTGTTCCCGATTTTAATGAAGGATCGCAAGCCGCTTTACGGATTTTCCGCTGAAGGGTATTGGTCCGATATCGGGAACCTTGAGCAATACCGCAAAAGTCATGAGGATTTCCTTGACGGCCTCATCAACTTCCCTTTGCCGGGGAAAGAAATTATGCCAGGATTACGAGTTGGTGAAAATGTCACGATCGAGCAGCAAGCGACGATCAAAACACCTGTCTACATTGGCGATGGCACCACTGTGAGGCAGAATGCGATGCTCTATCCTTATACAGTCGTTGGGGCTCATAATGAGATCGCCCAGGGCTCTTCACTTAAGCGGTCTATTTTATGGAATGATGTGTATGTTGGAGCCGATTCCGAATTGCGGGGAACGACAGTTGCAAGCGGAACATTTATCAATGAAGGCACGCGATTGTTTGAACATAGCGTTATCGGCAATCAGGTTCAAATCGGGAAGAAAGTGACGATCAAACCTGAAGTGAAAGTATGGCCGAAGAAAGGCATCCTGGATGATTCGGTCATCCAAACGTCCTTGATCTGGGGCAAAAAGGCATCCCGTTCCTTATTCAGCAACCATGCAGTCAAGGGGCTTGCAAACGTTGAGGTTACGCCTGATTTTGCTGCAAAAGTGGCCTCGGCCTATGGGGCCTGCATCATGCAAGGGAAAAAGATCGGCATTGCCTCTGACTATCATTCTTTTTCAAAGTTGATTTTGCAATCATTCGAGCAAGGATTGCATTCTGCCGGTATCCATACTATCGACCTTTCTCCTACACTCAGTCCGATTTTCCGATATGCAGTTGAAAAGGAGAACTGGGATGGAGGCGTGTTCATCCGAATGGGGGATACAGGGAACCGGAAAAAGATCGTGATCGAATTCTACGATCAGGACGGCTTTCCGGTGGACACCGATTTTGAACGGAAGATTGAAAATGCCTTCTGGCAGGAGGATTATCGCCGCGCCCCATTTGACCGGATCGGAACCACCGTCAAAATCAGTGACCACAACGATGATTATTTGAACGCCATTCTTGGCAAAATCAATCAGAATGCCATTATGGAAAGCGGGTTCAAGCTCGTCCTTAATAGCCAGTTTGATGATCAGAATGTGATTTTGACAAAGCTTTTGAAGCAACTGAACTGTAGCTACGTATCTGTCCCTACCAATACGACATTCGAGCAGATGGCGAATATCGTGAAAGCGACAGAAGCGCAAATTGGGGTTTGGATGGATGAAAAAGGGGAGCAGATGAAGCTCCTTACAGGTGATGGGGACTGGTTAAGCGATGATCAGCTGTTATCGTTGTATGTTTTGATTTCACTGCGGGAGTTGAATATCAAGGAATATGCGATCCCGGTCTATGGTTCCTCAGAGCTTGATGAGCTGGCGACAACATTAGATGGGAAGCTTTTACGGACAAAAGCGGATGCACGGTCGATCATGAAGGTCGGCGGAACGGTGTTGAACGTCCAGTTTGATGCGATTTTTGCGCTCGTCGCAGTATTGAATAGGATGGCGAACCGACATGAACCATTGTCCGTGCTGATTAAGAACCTTCCAGACATCAAGCTGATTCGCGATCAAGTACAGTGCCCGACGATGGTAAAAGGGAAAGTGATGCGAAAGCTGATGGAAGAAACACGGGACCAAATCACCGATCTCGTCGACGGGATCAAGGTCTATCATCCAAATGGCGGGTGGACGTTGATTTTACCGGATACGGTCGATCCGACATTCACGATTTATTCACAAGCGCCCGATTTGGAGTTTGCCCGACAAACGAGCGAATCCTTTAAGAATAAAATCAAGACATACCAGCAGTTATAG
- a CDS encoding PstS family phosphate ABC transporter substrate-binding protein, whose product MKAFKKSTLFIMLAALMVFTAACGNGEEGGDGEQLEGSVVIDGSGTVYPLMARLSENYMGENENVSVEVGRAGSSAGFKKFLTEGGGTDLSNASRKIKEEEKAKAEKLGIEYKELKLALDGITIVVNKDNDWIDHLTQEEVIDIFLASANKEKWSDVRSDFPDEKIKAYGPNENHGTYEFFYETILEEQELRDDINLQQEYSTLVDMVSKDKNAIAYFGYGYYENNNDKLKAVKIDFGNGPVEPSIDTIKEDGEYAPFTRPVFTYLNEKMAKEKAQVLDFAIYAMENAGDVAKETGFAPLPEEEYAEAVEYLEGLK is encoded by the coding sequence ATGAAAGCTTTTAAGAAAAGCACGCTCTTTATCATGCTGGCGGCATTAATGGTATTTACTGCAGCTTGCGGAAATGGTGAAGAAGGCGGAGACGGTGAACAATTAGAAGGCAGTGTTGTAATTGACGGTTCTGGTACTGTTTATCCATTGATGGCTCGACTATCTGAAAACTATATGGGTGAAAATGAAAATGTCTCTGTTGAAGTTGGACGTGCTGGCTCAAGTGCTGGGTTTAAAAAGTTTTTGACTGAAGGTGGCGGAACAGACCTAAGTAACGCTTCCCGTAAAATTAAAGAAGAAGAAAAAGCGAAAGCCGAAAAACTTGGAATCGAATATAAAGAATTAAAGCTTGCTCTAGACGGAATTACAATCGTAGTAAATAAAGATAACGACTGGATCGATCATCTCACTCAAGAAGAAGTTATTGACATCTTCCTAGCAAGTGCAAACAAAGAGAAATGGTCTGATGTACGTTCAGACTTCCCTGATGAAAAAATTAAAGCATACGGACCGAATGAAAACCATGGAACATACGAATTTTTCTATGAGACAATTCTTGAAGAACAAGAACTTCGCGATGATATCAACCTTCAACAAGAATACTCAACTCTTGTAGACATGGTTTCTAAAGATAAGAACGCAATTGCATACTTCGGTTATGGCTACTACGAAAACAACAATGACAAGCTTAAAGCCGTGAAAATCGACTTTGGTAACGGACCAGTTGAACCATCTATCGATACAATCAAGGAAGATGGCGAGTACGCTCCATTCACACGTCCAGTATTCACATACTTGAACGAAAAGATGGCGAAAGAGAAGGCACAAGTGTTGGATTTCGCAATCTACGCAATGGAGAATGCTGGTGATGTAGCAAAAGAAACTGGATTCGCACCATTACCAGAAGAAGAATACGCTGAAGCTGTTGAATACCTTGAAGGTTTGAAGTAA
- a CDS encoding molybdenum cofactor guanylyltransferase, producing the protein MTARNIGIVLAGGESRRYGSPKALEKMDGEFFYEKAINVLRPLVDKIVIVAHPSIIEHVSPSATNVTVITDVESYQGMGPLAGIYSGMKAETAEEYYVLACDMPKMDTAIYQQLAAVKRLLPTDCSVIPTVDGRFQPLAALYSSAVLDLIPSLLEKKKRRLTDLIQQTDCAFINYTSKHHKQSFSNVNTPEDFSGLKTREN; encoded by the coding sequence ATGACGGCCCGCAATATAGGTATCGTCCTGGCTGGCGGGGAATCGCGTCGGTACGGGTCACCAAAAGCGCTAGAAAAGATGGATGGCGAATTTTTTTACGAAAAAGCAATAAACGTTCTGCGGCCACTCGTGGATAAAATCGTGATCGTCGCCCATCCATCCATTATTGAACACGTCTCCCCATCAGCGACCAATGTGACCGTCATTACAGATGTTGAATCCTATCAGGGAATGGGGCCGTTAGCCGGAATCTACAGCGGCATGAAGGCAGAAACGGCTGAAGAATACTATGTGCTCGCTTGTGATATGCCCAAAATGGATACCGCGATCTATCAGCAATTGGCTGCTGTAAAACGCCTGCTGCCAACGGACTGCAGTGTCATTCCTACTGTTGATGGCCGTTTCCAGCCTTTAGCGGCACTTTACTCAAGCGCTGTATTGGACCTGATCCCCTCTTTATTGGAAAAAAAGAAACGGCGATTAACCGATCTGATTCAACAGACGGACTGCGCCTTCATCAACTATACGTCAAAACACCACAAGCAGTCCTTCAGCAATGTTAATACACCTGAAGATTTCAGCGGCTTAAAAACGAGAGAAAACTGA
- a CDS encoding nuclease-related domain-containing protein: MILKPRTEPEELKKLRILNVRLPLTEHDRNNYSFAEKGFAGEVKFDEWLSPLLKGKIVLNDLLLQHNNTVFQIDSLVITSPKILMFEVKNYEGDYYVEGDLWYLLSGKEIKNPLHQLQRNKVLLQALLHEAGVKIPIDSYVVFMNPDFHLYQSPVNLPIIYPNQLKRFAEQLKKERSYVNDRHKELANHLASLHLSENPNARLPEYHYDGLRKGIMCPACKVKYKELRKTYLVCDSCGSAESYEPAVLRTAEEFQLLFPGEKITTNRIHEWCGVIKYKKTIRAVLRTHYTLVGHGKSAHFIKKY; this comes from the coding sequence TTGATATTGAAACCGAGGACTGAACCAGAAGAGTTGAAGAAATTGAGAATATTAAATGTGAGGTTGCCTTTGACGGAGCATGATAGAAACAATTATTCGTTTGCTGAAAAAGGTTTTGCCGGTGAAGTGAAATTCGACGAGTGGCTCTCTCCTCTTTTAAAAGGAAAAATCGTTCTGAATGATTTACTGCTCCAGCACAACAACACGGTATTTCAGATTGATTCCCTGGTGATAACGTCCCCGAAGATCCTAATGTTTGAGGTGAAAAATTACGAAGGAGACTATTATGTAGAAGGCGACCTGTGGTATTTATTGTCCGGGAAAGAAATCAAGAACCCCTTGCATCAATTGCAGCGGAATAAGGTATTACTCCAGGCCCTTTTACACGAAGCTGGTGTGAAGATCCCGATCGATTCCTATGTCGTCTTTATGAACCCCGATTTCCACCTTTATCAATCCCCTGTTAACCTACCGATTATCTACCCAAACCAGTTAAAACGATTTGCTGAACAATTGAAAAAAGAGCGTTCATATGTAAATGACCGGCATAAAGAACTTGCCAACCACCTCGCGTCCCTCCACCTTAGCGAAAACCCCAACGCCCGTTTGCCTGAATACCATTATGATGGACTTAGAAAAGGGATCATGTGCCCTGCGTGTAAAGTGAAGTATAAGGAATTGAGGAAAACCTATTTGGTTTGCGATTCATGTGGAAGCGCCGAATCCTACGAACCAGCAGTGTTACGAACCGCAGAAGAATTCCAACTCCTATTTCCAGGTGAGAAGATCACCACCAATCGGATTCATGAGTGGTGTGGGGTTATCAAATATAAGAAAACGATAAGAGCTGTTTTGAGAACACATTATACTTTAGTAGGACACGGTAAATCCGCACATTTTATTAAAAAGTACTAA